The following DNA comes from Mycolicibacterium aromaticivorans JS19b1 = JCM 16368.
AGCGCCCGATCCTCGACGTACCGGTCAACTAGCGCGCCGCCGGTCAGGCCGCCACGAGTCGCAACGGAAGCCGCTCATAGCAGCGGATGATGTTGTTCACCGCCCACGTTGGCGGGCCGGCGAGTTCGATCCGGCTGACGCCGTCACACAGCGCGCGCAGCATCGCCTGCATCTCCAGGCGCGCAAGCGCCTGCCCTGCGCAGGCATGAGTTCCGTGGCCGAACCCGAGATGTCGGCCCGCATTGCGGCGGATGTCGAAGCTGTCCGGCTGCTCCCATTCGCGCTCGTCGCGATTAGCGGAGGCGTAGAGCACCAATACCCGCGAGCCGGAGGGCAATTCGACGCCGGACACCTCGGTGGTGCGACGGACTTTGCGACTGAACGCGCGCAGCGGCGATTCGTAGCGCAGCACCTCGTTGACGGCACCAGGAACCAGCGCCGGGTCAGCGCGAAGCAGATCCCACTGGTCGGGATGGCGTGCGAACAACGCCAGTGCGCTGGCGATTCCGCTGATGGTGGTGTCCAAGGATGGCACCAGATAGTCCACCATGAGCGCGGAGCATTCCTGCGCGCTCATCGTGCCGCCCTGCGCTGCCTCGAGGATTTCATGACCCATGCTGCCGGGCAGCACAGTGCGGTCGCGGACCACGGCGCGCGCGAACCGCAGCATCTGGAGGCTGGCCGGCACCGACCGCGCGGCGTGCCGATTCATCGGACCCAGCACATCGAACGTTGCACCGCCCCAGCGCAACAGGTGCTGTCGCCGGTCCCGGGGCCAACCGACCAGGTCGGGTACCACTGAAACCGGAAGCGCCGTAGCGAGATCCGCGACGCCGTCGACGTTGCGCCGGCGAACCGCATTCGCGACGAGATCCCTGGCTTGGCTGTCGATGACCTCGTCGAGCTCTCGCAGGGCTCTGGGGAGCATCCGGTGGGCCAGCAGCTTGCGCCGTCGGTCGTGCTCCTCACCGTCGCTGTTGAGCGTTGTGCCCCGCGAGAGCTTGTTGAACACCGCGGAAAGACCCACGCCTTCACCGGAGATGAACCCGTCGTCGTGGCGCAACACCGTCTTGCATTCGGTGTAGCGCGCCAGCGCGTACACCCGCTGTTTGGGCAACCAGACCACCGGGCCCAGCTGTCGCAGCCGCGCGTAGTGCGGGTATGGGTCGAGGATCGCCTGCGTCGAGTACAGGTCCGGCTCGTAGGTCGGGACCGCGATGGCCGGCCTAGACATGGGCAGCCTGGACGTCCGGCGCGAAAGCCGGCACTGCGTCAAGCACTTTCGCCACGCTCCGGCCCGCTGTCAGCACGGTACGGTCCGGAC
Coding sequences within:
- a CDS encoding cytochrome P450; this translates as MSRPAIAVPTYEPDLYSTQAILDPYPHYARLRQLGPVVWLPKQRVYALARYTECKTVLRHDDGFISGEGVGLSAVFNKLSRGTTLNSDGEEHDRRRKLLAHRMLPRALRELDEVIDSQARDLVANAVRRRNVDGVADLATALPVSVVPDLVGWPRDRRQHLLRWGGATFDVLGPMNRHAARSVPASLQMLRFARAVVRDRTVLPGSMGHEILEAAQGGTMSAQECSALMVDYLVPSLDTTISGIASALALFARHPDQWDLLRADPALVPGAVNEVLRYESPLRAFSRKVRRTTEVSGVELPSGSRVLVLYASANRDEREWEQPDSFDIRRNAGRHLGFGHGTHACAGQALARLEMQAMLRALCDGVSRIELAGPPTWAVNNIIRCYERLPLRLVAA